The window TCCAGGTTTACTGCTCTATTCTGTCGACGCGGGAAGCGGAAAGTCCTCAAGGCGGTTCATCCGTGAAAAGTGACTGAttcgaggaaacggcgagagatAACGCACGCAACATAATACTTCTATACATAAAAGTACAGTTGATGGGATTACaagcacacatgcatgcatatatatatatatatacatcgcACATCGTTGCCAGGTTCGTTTCAACTAGGAAGCCCACGTCGTACGGGGAcggtggcgagaagagaaggaacccACCACCGTACCCCTGAAAAACGAACTGTCGCGATCACGGCGTGGAGGTTGTGAAAAGATATCTCGTCCTAAACCCTGGAGTGGTCCCACTTTTCCCGCAGTATGTGTACACACCTGttgttctcctttctctaCTGCCACCCGACTGCGGCACATCTCCAGGCgctatgcatgtatatatatatatatatatacttttaCATGGAAACATACATTGAAAGATATCGTTTTAAGCATAAAGAAACGCGTCTGACTGCATCCCATTCTGGCGATAATTATCTCACGCCAAACCCTCGGTCCTTCCCCCCCCGCGTTTGACGCAGCGCCTTCGCAACTGACGGGCGGTTGGCGCCCTTGGGCAATGTTGTTCCGGCGATTTCGTGGTCGtgaacgaaagagacggaaatgCAGGGGGGAGTGTTTTATGCGTGTGTTTCGGAGACACCCACGATGAAAACTAACCCCCGAAGATGTGTTGCTTTCGATGTTTCACTCTTTGGTGTTTTTTTTGttctgcgcctttccgccGCCCAACCCCCTCTTTGTAGAGAGGCCTTTTCCCCTTGTGTCCTACGCTTTTCCTCACTCCGACAAAGAttcccagagagagaaaagcgtcaCTGCGCAGGTTCCTGAACTTTTATTCCCGTGAAGGTAAAGTGTGTCTCTCGGTGAGGCGGTCCCCTGAGCACCGGGCGACCAGAGACCCAgtccgagagagaaaagaccaCCCAGAAGGAgcaagcgagacgcgagaatTTGACGGGAGAACAACAGCAGGAGTCGTGAGAAGAATCAGCCAGCGGGAGTGGCGAAGAACGGAGGACACgcagaaagacaggagaggcgagagagacaggagactaAACCCtcgagggaagagcgagaatcCGCAGAAAACGTTTTTTCTGCGGGTCACTCTGCCGAAAACGGCGGAGCTACcggctctcctctcggtCGCATGCGCCCGCGAAAATTCCCGCGCAGAGAAATCGCGCCTTTTTTGCGCAAGTTTGCATGTGGAAGGGTCCAGCTCGATTTTTTTGAGTTGAGTCCCCCAAGCCATCGTGTGGGGTCGAGGAAAAAGGCCTTTTCGGAATTAACATCCCTTTCCTCGTTAGGCGGTTCGCGGCCttgccttcttttccgtttctttgcgtctcccctgtcctcgtcttctcccagCAAGGATTTCGGGAATCTCTCCTGCGTTCCCCAGTCAGGTTCGCCCTCCACAGCCACACTGGCCTTGCCTCTGgattctttcttttctccctgcaAAACCCACCTtttccgcggcctcgcgaATGGCCCATCTCGGTTTTCTCGCCGGTTTCCTAGATACCGCCTGGCCGGGTATTCCTGCTCAATTCGTCTGCTCTGCCTATCTTTCTTCAGGCAACAAGGCGATCTCGCCGCGCCGACTGCTACATTTTCCTTTGGGGTGAATCGCGTGCCTGAAACTGAACGTACACGGTTCGCCACGGAGCCGTCTCGCtctgagaagaaacagatCTCGGGAAAACCCAAGAGTTGTCAATCCGAAGCGGACACAGTCTCCGCTAATTCACAGACGTTCCGGTTCCTAGCGTccgctttcgtttcctcaGCGCTGCTCATCTCGCCTCTTGCTCCACGCTCTTGCCTGTAGTCTCTGTGCGAGGCGACACACTTCAGCGCAGAGCCGCCATGGGAACAtctcgacagagacagaagccggCGCGGCCAGGCTTCCCGTCCTCGCTGTCAGCCTTtgccgaagacgaggaactgAGTGAAGATGAACAGGCGTTGCTCCTGGCGAACTTCAGACGCAAGCTGGCGGGGCTGCACGGAGAGCCCGCCGCTGAGGAAGCTtctgacgaggaagaaaaaattGGAGACAAGAGACTCGCCGAGTTAGGGTACAAAAGACTTCCCCATGAACGGGTTCTAACCTCAGCAAGTGAGTCACTACGCTATcaccagaaaaaggaggagtTGCCGTTCGAGCATGCATCTCAAATCGAGATTGAGGAGTCTGTATCTCCCCATCTGGACGGAAACAAATGCTCCATAGCCTCAGACAGCTACGAATACATGccatgtatacatatatatgtgtatatgtatgtgtgtatatatttgtatgtatatgtacatccACATGTGAATATGGATATGTACAAGAGTTCGTATGTGTTtatgtgtgtgcgtctcgCTTTAGTGAGAAGAAGGTAGCCGGTCttccgcgcgtttccgtAACCACCTCTTTCCATCAGAATGGTGGTGCGTTTGCCGCCTTTTGCGGCCAACGTATGTGCCTTTCcgtgtctcgtctcgttctctttgcAGATCAGAAAGCTGGGTTTGTGCCGGAGTCGCGAAACCACACGCGAGGCATGATCGCAGTCAACGACGTGGCAGGTAGGCTGGTCCCTCTGTTGGACCCGGAGAGGTATAAGGCCGTGGGCGCATCTGCAACTGGAGCAcacgtgtctctttctctccatttcttcgCATTTCTCGAGGCATCCTCAAAACATCCTCGCTGAGTGGTCGGAGGCAAGACGCCTCTAGGTCGCCTGCCGTTCCGGTTCACCATCTTGCAAAGGCGAGCCGTCGCAACGCGCTGTAGTCTCGATCCCGGTGCCGCACAtcggggagagaaaggccagTTGTGAGGGCCTCGAATCGTTGTCGCCACAACCCCGAGACGTTTTCAGTCACCGATGCTTATAAACGGTTCCACATGTGATCTTGGCCCCGATATTACTCCTCGGGCGGTGACGCTGATCAAGCGTAGAAATCCAATTGTGCACATTCCTAAACGTGCTGGAGTGTGTATGTCTCTTCCAGCTGGAGTCTCATTCAGTAGCGCAGAcaccctgtctctgtttagTCAAAGAGGTCTACACGTACCCCCTCCCCCccggtgagagagagacacatgtTCCATGTGCGCGgctgttttgtctcctgtcgtATCAACGCGACTGTAGGCTTGGAACAGAAACTGGAGGAAATACGGTATAAGCCGCCGGCGGGGATGCGGCGCGTGCCCTGGATCGAGACGCTCGCCGTCGTAGCCTCTCCTCAGGCTGAGGCCTCCACGACTGGAGCTGACGGCGAAGAGCCAGTcgggaacgaggaaaagaagacccATCTGCCAGGCGCCAGTCAAGAcctcgcgagagaaaaatACTTGTaagaaacgcgtttccgcaAACAGCCAAACACGCTGAGAGATTTCAACCTCCGAcgcccatatatatatatatatatatatatatatacatgtatagacgcatatatataggtgtatgtgtatatgtgtgtcaGCATGTCTTTCAACACGCGTACGCAGGGGAATGCCGCGTCTGTTGGTCGATCTCGCatcgtttctttctgttcctcgctGTGTCACGCGTTCTTCCGCCCACGCCCCTGGGTCCAGACTGTATTCCGGCGTGTCTCAAGTTTTTTGCGGGTTTTCTCAGCATTTCGCTGACTACGGAGGCCGCGCGCGTGGGCTTGACTCGGCTTCGGCAGCTCCACCTCAAGTTCACTCGGCCGTCCGACTTCCTCGCAGAGATGCTAAAAAGCGACAGTCACATGGCGCGTGTGCGCGAGCGTCTTGCCGCCGAGAAGGACCAGCTGGAGGACTttgaggagaagaagcgaaagaagatgAACAAGAAGTTCCAGCGCCTCAGCGGGCATAAACTGGTTCGCGAACaagaggaggcgcgtcgACGCAACGCCGAGCTCAAAGACATTGCGGCGTGGAAGAAAGATCGCGAgcaaaaggcgaagagcTCACGCAGTGGAGACGGTTACCAGGACGCCGAGTCGGCCTTCGACGCGTGGGTCAAGAAGAAGGATCAGGACAGCCTCGAGGAGGAGCGGGCGCAGAGGCAActgcggaagaagcgcgcgagaggcgaggtgGATGCAGACGCAAAGGgcagcgggaagaagcggcagagaagcagatggggaaagaagaggaagtgaACTTGGCAGGACccgagcgaaaaaagacgcaaccGGACGGAGCGGAGAGCCAAGTGAACAGAGCCGGGCGGCGCGCGCATGACGGGATCCATGTGAGAGGTGGGGATACATGGCGCAAGggcgttttctgtgtttcgtaaagaaaacgcgcgaaagaAACATGCGGAGGTGACGCGAAGACTCTTCTCACAGACACACTTGGGCGCGTCAAACTTGGACTCGGATTGACTGGCTCTTGCTTGCGCGCACTTACCGCGCGGGGTCGGGGCCCTCGACGTGCGAAAAACAGGCCAGACGGCAGGCGCTTCGTCTCCAATGTTTTGCGTGGAGAAGGTGCGCAGCGAAACGCCTCTGCTTTCGAGTTCGTCCCAAGGGAAATTCGCGAGTATGCGCAACGCGACCGCCTTCCGGGCGCGGGTGTTTTTGGCAGCAAGGTCCGAGGGGGGGTTAGGTTTGAGAGGGGGAGGGACTCGCCCTTGCGTCCAGGGGGTGCtaaaggaggcagaggaaacagagaaggcgcgacggaagaggcgggcgagaggtctagacacacagagagacacagggggGGTGTAGAGAGAAACCGATTCTGGAGGACCAAGTGGGGAGACAGATGGTATATGTGAAGACTAACCTTTCATGAAAGTCCACGCTTGCATTTGCCTAGTCATATCGAAGCAGCAAACGTAAGGAAAATGTCATTCCAAGGCCTGGGAAGCAGAACCTGTTCTGCAAGGCGCCTCGTTAATCTCTCGGTGTGTCCTGACACGTCAGCAGGCTTCAGCAAATAACTCAGTCAGGCGCTGGCAGTTGACCACtccgaagaagcgaacgttCTCTGCACATCAGTTACTTTTCTGACAAGTCGAATCCGATAAGAAACACGCTCTTTCTGAAAAAAGGCCAGTGCGGTTCAGATAACACAAAcaggcctctctctgctaGATCCTAaatataaacatatatatatatatatatatatctgtatgtagaGAATACATTTTAAACGCACTTTGGAGACGCGTGTGTGGTAAGGATATAGAGGTGAACGCAGATTCGTGAACGTAAATAtatagagacagagacaaggccGATACCGTGTTGCAGCGGGAAAGATTCATAGAGAGGTCGAGACATCTAGCCAGCTGCAGCGTAGATAGATGTCCAGCCGATCGGATAGTGACTGGTGTGTGTGCCATGATCCCTTGGTCAAAATCTCCATTCGCACAGTCCTAGACGGGGCACACCTGTAAGGTGTACAGTCAACGTATCGGATTGTGAGGAAAGCACGACACAGACAGGGAGGCGCTGTCAGTTTTGTGAGTTTtcggtctctcgcgtgtgttGGGTagcttcgctcctctcctgttCCACTTCCCTctgttctgtttctttgcGTCACAGAGGCATTCACAGTCCAGGGTGTCTTCAGAGAAACGCAAATCTGAATGCGGAAGTGAAGCAGGAAGGGGGGACGGTCCGTCAGGAAAGCTCGCCAggacgcgcatgcaagcaAAAACTACGGCGGCCTCCCGGGCGCGCTGGAGAGAGTTTTTCCGCGCTTGGTTGGCAAGGCTGCTTTCCCGATTTCTCGGCGTTTTGCCGACTTCGCAGtgaagcaaaagagaagaggatgTCTGGGCGCACTTTTCTCCTCGCAGTCGAgctgagaaaaagacggaacgTCCCGGAGGTGCCGGCTAACCGTCAAAGTTCTGGAAAGCAGCTTAGCTGAGACCccgtcgcgcgcgccttcgcccgtctagcgccttcctcggggaaacgcgcgaccgtcgagaaacgcgttttcccctttttcttccgcaaGTCCCGCAGAGTGCCCAATTTTCCGAGAgccccgcgcctctccgcctaccaccgcgcctctcccggtTTCTAGCTGCTGCGAGAGCGGTTCGAGCAGGAAACCCGCCGCCCGTTCGGTTTCGCAACGAAAAAGGTGTCTTGttcgcgagagaacagagactTTTTCTGTTTAAGTTGAACCGCAAAGCAGACGCGTGCTGCCTCGTGAAGTGACTCGAGTCCCAGGGTTCGatcctctcgctgtctcgcacAGGAGCCTCCGTCTAGCGAGATGTGTATTCAAGAGAGTCGCGATCGACGtcgcacatgcatgtatacatgcgTGTTTCTTTGAGAGCTCTGCGCACACACTTCACTCCCTTTGCCTCCCGTGGTGACtgtgcgtctcgccctctgttttctgtgcacGACGGTTCCGCTCCGGGAGGTTCCACAGCCCCCCTCGGTCTTGCTgtcttgccttctcttctcccgtgttCGGTTGCCCcactgttttcctctcctctctttccctctggcCCGTCGGACACCTTCTCAGACGTTCTCacctcctgtctctctcccgcccctCGTGTTGTTCCTCCCCCTCCCTTCCCCctgtccttttcctttcctttttcctgtccctcttccATTCGCAATGGCGGAGTCTGCAGAGTCTCCCGATACACCTCCGCGTTCAGCTCAGTCTGAGCGCCCGGCAAGCGCGCGGCATACCCCCCCAGCGGTGGCTGTTCttcgcgcgtcctcgtcaGAGGCCACGCGTCTAGGCAGTCCACCAGCTGGTCGCGCGGAGGAAACTGCGCCGGGACTTCCGACCGCGTCGCTCGGCCCGCTGGACAAGGAAGTCTACGAGTACATCCCCGAccctgctctctcgctcgctcctcAAAACTCGCAGACTGAAGAGCTCTCCCGGTCCACCtcccgcgccttccgcgGGAGACGGAACGACGTCGACGACGACAGCATCGAGCCGAGCGTCGCGTTCGAGACGTTCCGAGGGAAAACCTACAAAACAACTCAGTTCAATCAGGGATTCGCCAAACAGCCTGCCGCGAACGCGCGCAAGACGCGCGCATTCCGCGACTACGACGCCTCCCCTGAGGTCGAAGTCACGCGCGTCGGCTCGAAAGGACCCGGCGATGGCGTCAAGCAACTCGAATCGGTGCGTTGGGGAAAaccgaggagacgagaaaggccaGCGATTCTGGGGCACGCCGCGGCGGCTTTGCGCCTAAGAAGACCCGAAAAAAACCCACAGACAGCTAAACACGGGTGGCTCTGACGCGCCTCAGAGGAACGCCCACGCTCTGCCTAGAGCGCGTTCGagagctgtacatacactcgtGCTTCTCTCGGGTTCTCCTTGCCCACTTAAGCGGAGCTGCGCAGCGGGCTTCTGACCATCCGCGCATTCGTGTAGACCTGTTTCGGCGCTCAATCAACTCGCTTCGGGATTTTGGGTGTGGAGCATTCCCGGACTCTCCCCTTGTCCACCTGTCCATGCACATATCTCTTTTTTCGAGTCTCGAGTTTGACAGTGCGCATGTGAATCCAGTGTACACAAAACTGCCTGATGAAACACAGAGGTGGACCtcagatgcatatatatatggataagtagatagatagatagatagatagatagatagatagatagatagatatttgtatatacatatatataagcatatGGTTAGTTTCAGGTGTATACAAGCGTTTTGTGTGCCTTGCTTGTACGTGTGCTTTTGGTTTCAGATGTCGATTTTTGAGCTGGGGAACACGTGCTTCGAGACGCCTCTggggcggctgcagcgcctgcgcATGGAAGTGGAGGAGATGCTGGActttgtttcttcgttcATTGTCAGAGAAAACGTGGACGAGGCTAGCCTcgaggacacagagaagacaaccgacggcggcgctgcgGGCTCTGGGTCGCGGACGATGTACACGCAGAAAATCCTGACGCCTGAGGAGAAGCAAACGCTGCTATTCGGTCGAGATCCGCTGTCACTCATGGGCGAACTCGACTgcttgcgcatgcaggtgcGCGAGAACTCAATTTCAACACGCGAGGGATCTATCGAGGCCACAATCCACGGGTTCGAAGCCATCTCACAtctacacagagagacacaggcacaTGCGTGTGCGTCCTAAAGGGGATCAACCGCGCTGCAAGCCGCATGCTCATCTAcctagatagatagatatagatagatagatagatagatagatagatagaccAAGAAACAGTCAAGTTTTTTTGCAACTACCGATCATGTGCGTATGGGTGTTCATATGCGTTGTTGAGGGAGCCGAGAGGACGTCTGAGTGCACGACGGCAGCGCGGATatctggtgtctctccgctttttcaGATTCTGAGCGTGATGAACGACCCGTCCCTGCAGCGTCTCTTTGCGGGGGTAGAGCCGACTaccgggaagaagagcggcacACAGTTGCTGCTCCAACACCTCACGCAAGTCAAGTTGAATCTGACGAGTGTCGCGGGGGCGTGCTCGaagagtgaagaagagaagcagcgTGAGCGACACAAAAATGCGGCTGCGCAGCGCTAGCGACGCTCGCGCCTCGACAGCGGGAACACGCGCGCGGCTTTCCACGAAGTCACGCAgggtctttctctctttcacgAGGCAAACGCTCTTCTGAAGGGGCCTTTTCGCGCAGTCTCCGAGGCAAACCTTGCGGGAAAAAGGGCTGGCGACGGCATGGGTCTCTGGGGttgggggaggggggggggacacGGGGATTTGTGTTTCCCGCCCGTTTTGGGCTTACCTGCGCCGCGTGTGTTTTGCCTCGCACAGCCGACTGACGTAGCCAACGCAAACAGGTGTACccgaggcgtctctccagaATCTGTAGAACTCGCGTTTTCCATCGTCTTAAAGCCCCAACATACCCTGCGGTGGAGCCCGGGCTCTTTTCCACCTTCTAGGTGAAGGGGCTCCCGTCTAGACACCCAGCGCcgtccttttttcccctcgcctctttGCGGAATTGTGTGTCctcgcagcagagaaaaacgcgaacggcgaggcgcatgcgctgcCTGCGGGCACGTCGACCGCGCCCAGCGCGGGGAGCGCCTCTGGCGAAGGCACGGTTTCGACGCAGTACGACATTTACTGTGTCCCTTCGCTGCGGCCGTTGCTCGACAGCGGCAGGTAAGGAGCCTGTCACACTTCCAGTACTGAGGCGCGCGCGTGAAAATCCGATGAATGGAATCAGTTATGCGCATATATCGTAGAAGTCCGCGTTTTTCCGACCTTGCAGGCGTGCGCGGGTCTTCTTTCGCACGCTTCCAGTGCGGAGAACGGGAGGGTGGAGCTAGGTGGGGCAAACGAAAGAATCTTTTCTGCATGTGCTCAGAGTTCTCTTTTCATACCTGTGCGCATGCCTCTACGTGTCTGGACGACCCTAcctatatctacatataaatgtatatatatttgtatgtagGTATGCATGTAGATGCGTAACTGCGTGGATGTGTCAATACGTGACTGTGTCGCTTCGAGGGTGTGTGGACGAAGCCGGCATGACGAACGTCAGGATTCTTGGTCGATgtatttctctctttttgaaTGTTTGCGTGGACAGAGTGGCGACTTTGGAGAGGCGTTTGGCGCAGGTTGAGGGTCGGATCGGCATGAGCAACATCAGCCTGTTGCCGTTTGCAGATCTTCAACAAGCTGTCTCGAGCATTTCTCAGAAGATTTCCCTGTTGGACCAGAAC of the Neospora caninum Liverpool complete genome, chromosome XII genome contains:
- a CDS encoding GH23102, related, translated to MAESAESPDTPPRSAQSERPASARHTPPAVAVLRASSSEATRLGSPPAGRAEETAPGLPTASLGPLDKEVYEYIPDPALSLAPQNSQTEELSRSTSRAFRGRRNDVDDDSIEPSVAFETFRGKTYKTTQFNQGFAKQPAANARKTRAFRDYDASPEVEVTRVGSKGPGDGVKQLESMSIFELGNTCFETPLGRLQRLRMEVEEMLDFVSSFIVRENVDEASLEDTEKTTDGGAAGSGSRTMYTQKILTPEEKQTLLFGRDPLSLMGELDCLRMQILSVMNDPSLQRLFAGVEPTTGKKSGTQLLLQHLTQVKLNLTSVAGACSKSEEEKQPEKNANGEAHALPAGTSTAPSAGSASGEGTVSTQYDIYCVPSLRPLLDSGRVATLERRLAQVEGRIGMSNISLLPFADLQQAVSSISQKISLLDQNKVEQLHKRTQSLLHELHALQHRRREIDLASSQTSGRVSEGRSGQDGEERESALATRNSHRDDQRVEEMFDLCERWKGTAAALPSVVERLQALKALHQEAGGLSVRLGVLEEQQGELQAMLAAAEENVENLQHTVLETVSWARNTVEALQWRLQRLGFADEKNIAGKSEKSEAP